The genomic stretch TACTCAAATACATGGTAAAGACTGAGAGTTAAAATGTAGTTATGGTCTATAATTCTATAAGTCTTTAATATTAAAcatagaaaatgaaataaaaatgtatataactTAACTGACATTTCATTTGTAAGATATTAAATGTTctatattgctttttttttatagatgtaACATTGGCATCAACCAAATACCAAACCAAAATGACCTCCAGTGTGGACCAGTGATTTACAGTAGTTTACAGTATTTTTCAACTGCTTCAATCTTTAAATTTCCCAGAACCAGGATCCTTAACTCCAGGATTTCATATCTTGCCATCTCAgatcattatttattttgttaattgACAAAGACCATACAGATCTGTAGAGTTTACTGTAGAAACTGTTGCCTCAGGTTTCAGTTATCATGGCAGAACAGGTTGGATTGTGGCTCATTTTTTTGGGAACTAAAACCATATGCTGATAAAAAAGTGCTGTTTAAGAAACCAAGGGAGCTTTTGGTGACCACCCAGAACTATAAAAGAAGCGGAAAGAAAGAACCTTGTGACTTTTGTCAGCCAATGACTTTTGTTGTGCTCACCAgtctaattcagttcagttgctTCCTTTTAAATATTTTCCTTGAAGGTAtagctgtttatttattttgatgatGGCTCGAGCTGGGATTATAATCCTCTTTCTCTGCAAAATATGTAAGTTACTTATTTTACGTTTAAGTTTAGAAGACATATCTCCATATtccaattattattaattattcttgTTTGACATTTCAGTcatgtttcatttttaacttaaaatgttgaataaaaaacTGATGTTACAGGTTCTGCTCAAGCTGTAGGAAATCCAGAGCCATTGGTCATCTCAGTTAAAGCTGGGGAATCGTTTACTCTTAGCTGCACATCTACAATTACAGACCAGAAGTCCAAAGTTATGTTTTGGTTCAAGCAAAGACTGGAGCACATGCCGCTGGAAGTGGGATACAAGCTCAGTAATAAGACACCTGCACTTCAAGATCCCTTTAAGAAATCAAGATTTCAGCTGAAGCAGACTGAGAGCAGCGTTTCTCTCATTATTAAAAGTGTTAGTAAAGAAGATGAGGGAATGTACTTCTGTGGAGAGGTAGCTGAGGATGCGGTGAAGTTTTCTAATGGGACTTTCTTAGCTGTGTCAGGTAATTTTACTGTTTCtgctttgttttcatttttctgaTCCAGGAAAATCACTAAATATTACTAATTTATCTTGATTCTATTCCCAATGATGTTGTTTCCATCAATAATGCTTTAGTATTTAGTCTGCTTTATCTATAATGACCACAGTGTGATTTCATAGATGATTAACAGTTCCACCTTCATTAGTGAGATGAAGATCTCATCTATATTTTATTACCAGGCAGTTCAAACATCTCAGTGGATCAAAGTCCAGTACTGGAATCAGTTTCTTCAGGAGAGTCGGTGACTCTACAGTGCACAGTCCTCTCTGAGATCAGTCCAGaagatctcagggtgctctgGTTCAGATCTGCTGCAGGACGATCCTTTCCTGAAATCATCTACACTGatcacaacagcagcagccgTCAGTGTGAGACCAGCTCCTCTCCACACAGCTGTGTGTACAGCTTCTCCAAGAACATCCTCAACGACAGTGATGCTGGAACTTACTACTGCGCTGTGACCACCTGTGGGAAGATCATCATTGGCAATGGAACAACAGTGCGCCAGAGTAAGATTGTACTTCTAAATGAACACCCGCATGAACACATACACTCGTGAAGGCAATAGTTCACCAACCACATAATATTTCTGGCCAGACATGCTACAGAAATAcatttctgttaaaaaaaagtatctTGGTTGTAATATAATTCTAATATTACAGCTTAATTCATAACCAACTCATATAAAACAACTAaactaaatacataaatgcaaaaaaaaataaaaaatagtaataataaattgaagatatatatatattttttttttcttctcttttaaaACTTAAATTATAATTTTTGCTACTGggacacattttaaaaacagaccatttctgatatatattttgttttatacatttatcaaatgtacatgcatttattcatgcattaataaatctaaatatttgACTAGTTTTATTTTCATCATATTTTATGCATAAGTGTGATTAGTCATTTACCAGTGCTTGGTGATGCAACAGTGATTGATGTGACACTTCACTTctaactttattttaaaatatgaactttaaaataattttgactgtatttttgttctcttacagAACCGCCGGTCAGTCTTGTACTGACAGCTTTAATAGTGTTCTCgggggtgtgtgtggttgtAATCTGTGCTCAAGCCATTGttattgttaaaatgaagagCTCTGGGCAGGGTGCtggtatgtataatgtataatatgatAACCAcagtagatttactgttcaCTGTAGCCAGACAAACTGTAATTGAGGTtgttcttcttttctctctacaGAGAAACTTCAGCAGGATGGTGTGATGGAGAATTCTTCCAATCAGGTACTAttcatgcatttacatttacattacatttacggcatttagcagactatTTATATTGATGCTATTATAAGTAAATATGAGTCAGTATTGGATAGATGTTAAGCAGGACCCATGGTTACCAGGGCCcctcatttacagtagatactgatgAAATTGTTTACCCACATTGTTTATTCATGGAAATGTCCGGTTTCttgaaaaaaaactttttgtcCCCATCAGCCATGCAACCCCTCAATGAAAAGACCCTCTATGACCTACAAAATGATACATTTATCATTCATAACTTTAAAATcctcaaataataaaaaaaatgagtaaatgttattaaatagtaaatagtagtGAGTACTGAGTAAGAAAAAATATAGCTCATCATCATCAAGTATGAGTTAAATTGAATGCAGGCAATTACAGGACTTAGAGGTCCAATGTTGTTTTGTTACCTTTTACGCTGATATATCATCATAGTTActgaaaaaccttgtatgtccatttttgtttttcactaTTTGACATAAAATTAATCTTGGGCAGTTTTTTTCTTCTACTGTGAAGTTGCCTTTTTGGAGGTTCAAGGTTTTTGCAAGATGGCAACAATAGCTCAGATTGTTTCTAGTTTCTCTGAATGTTTTTCAGTCCAGGACTTaatgtgggcagtggtggctcagcggttagagcggcGAGATgtcgggctcagcaagctgccactgttgggcccttgagcaaggccctttaccctctctgctccccgggcgctggagttggctgcccaccgctctgggtctgtgtgtgtactcactgcccctagtcttaatagtgtgtgtgtgtgtgttcactaccacagatggggtaaatgcggaggacacatttcgctgtacagtaacaaatatgtgcacctttatttatatttaaggcatttagcagaagctcttatccagagcgacttacaaaagtgctttgctatttactcaataataatactaataattcaaagatacctctaagtttagactctactaaacacaggtcaataaggtgaccatgaCAACAACACAGTTAGATTGGTACTGAGTTACTAGAACACTGGTTCTTTGGGAAATATATCAGGATTTGCATATTAGCATGAGGCTATTGTGAGTAACCTGCATACGTTGACatcctgtgtgtctgtgtttcaaCAGGGCGGCAATGCTGAGAGTCTGAATTACGCTGCAGTTCAGTTCAAAGAGAAGAAACCTAAACGTgaagacagaaggaggagagaagagccTGAAGAACTGGTGTACTCTCAAGTGAGAACCTCCACTGCTACTGGTCCTCGTCCAAAGCGCTAGCTTCTTTTAGTGGTGTGTTCAGCACCACAAGTTCTAGTTTTAGTCTCTAGTTTTAGActctttattttatgttttggaATCTGgcaattgttttgttttgtgctaCTATTTACTGTGAACTCCCACTGCTCTCAAAAGCTGAAGATGTCTGGACTCCCTGTCATATGagtctttttttatcattttgtaTTCAAATTCAGATTTAAGAGTAAATAACACAGCAAAGTATAACTACAATTGTATAACTACAAGTGTATATAATTGTACAATTGTATGTCTACAATTTCCTGATGAAAACAGTGTTAAAATATTTTACTGGTttatttggtttgttttcattaaTTATATGGTTTgccatataaatatattttaacccgcataaaaacatagatttatccattataatattttatatgctCAAGTTCTGTTAAAGGAAAGGTTTACAACATAATACATATTTCAAAAATACGTTCAGGAGTTTGCAGCAACACTGGCTAGTACATTAtcctccagtgcaaaactaaggaAACACACTTACTAGGATACTAACTATTTCATATCAATTACATTGGGGGTCAATTATActttattgtatatatgtattatatatgtgttaCACAATTATTGTGCACTGTGTATTTGAAATAACCTAATATCGTTTACATACACAACATGAGTTTGCACACATTTAACACTCAAACATAAgacaatattaattatttatttaattaatgtggGACTCCAAAGAGAAGAAAGTATGTGCAATTAACTAAGAACAACTGTCTTTGTGTTTCTGGAGTAAACCACGGAAGTTGTGATTTTAGACATTGCTAATTAACAGACTTTCTATGGATGTTGGATTTAGATTTCACTCTGCAACCATCACTGTCGGTTACACTGCAGGTAATTAAGTGCTTATTGCATCAGAAAGCTCTGCTAATGAAGCAAA from Salminus brasiliensis chromosome 19, fSalBra1.hap2, whole genome shotgun sequence encodes the following:
- the LOC140540770 gene encoding uncharacterized protein, with the protein product MFWFKQRLEHMPLEVGYKLSNKTPALQDPFKKSRFQLKQTESSVSLIIKSVSKEDEGMYFCGEVAEDAVKFSNGTFLAVSGSSNISVDQSPVLESVSSGESVTLQCTVLSEISPEDLRVLWFRSAAGRSFPEIIYTDHNSSSRQCETSSSPHSCVYSFSKNILNDSDAGTYYCAVTTCGKIIIGNGTTVRQKPPVSLVLTALIVFSGVCVVVICAQAIVIVKMKSSGQGAEKLQQDGVMENSSNQGGNAESLNYAAVQFKEKKPKREDRRRREEPEELVYSQRRLKSQVREKGAASPPTSKKAWVVSQCQSSCSQLSGAILYSDASLCRRSLAGKQ